The Candidatus Bathyarchaeota archaeon genomic interval TAGGCGAGACCCTGCGGGTTTGTTATCTCGGCGGAGCGTTACTTTTTGGGTGTTTTCTTAGGTTTTTTAGTAAACAAAAACTCCGTTATCTGCTCAACAAGCTTGCCCGTTGACTCCGAACTTTTCTCAAGTTGCTGCACTCTTTTATCCAAATCATTCGAGATTATCCTGCCCTCAATGCGGTTCGCTGAGCGGAACATCAAAAGCATCTTGAAAACCTCTTTAACGGCTTCTTCTTGTTCTCTAGCTGAGGCAGATTTGATTCCTGCAACAATTGAGAGCAACTCGATGTAGTGCTCTTTTATTTTTAGTTCTGCATTAACTGAGGGGTCGGTTGGGAAGGCTATGCTTAGCGGAGTTTTCTTGGATAGTTCAGCCGCGGTGGGAAATCGGATAATGATGTCGCCACGTATCCATGATGCCACAAACTCGCTGACGTATTTGCGGACGTCTTGGTCTGAAAACAGGGGCTCTGCCTGCGGTTCGTTTTTTGGTTCGGGTTTGCTTTTTATTCGCACGCTAATTATGCCCTTATCGCTTGTGTTCCCTTGAGTTTGGGGTTCCTTGGACACTTTACACGCTTCCCTGTAAACGTTTGTTGTTTGGTTCTTAAGCAACACCTAGTATTTAAGAAACAGCTTTGCAGCTCTAAAAAGAGATTTTTGTTGCTGAAGGGATTTTTCCTAAGATTTTGGCGGTTGCTTTCTCTACTTCGGCGCGGTGGGTCTGGTCGGTGTATACTCGTAGGATGTTCATGAAGCCCTTGAGGGTTTCAATAATCTTTGAGCTTTCACTGAGGCGTTGGAGCATTTTTTCTCCTGCTTGGCGCCGCGTGAACACGGGGATCTCCATGGATTCCATGAGTACCGCGTGATGGTAAGGTACCGACGCGACAGTTGGTACATCAATTATGACTGCGTCAAGGTCTACTTGGGCTTCTTTGGCGATTTCGCTCTGTATCTGCCGGCGGTAGGATTCTCGTCCAAATAAGTTTGAACTCAGGGTGTCTTTTTCGTAGAAGGTACGTTCGTAGGCGCATTTGAGCATGCGGCGGTTTTCAAGGTTGTTTATGATTTCTTGGGAGGCTTTGCATCTTTTGAGTGCAGTCCACACCGTGTAATCGTCCAGCTCCAGGTATTCTTCGGGGGTTGTAAAGCTGGTTAAGTTGAGTTCGTTGTTGGCTTTCTCCATGGCGGCGGCTAGCATAATTTGGGCAGCTCTTCCCACACGATGGAAATAGATGCTTTTGAACGATTCAATACGGGCAATCATGAATGCCTCTAGTGCTGAGAGCGCCCCCAACTCTACTGCCAAGTTCTCACCTAAAATGTCAAGTGCATGGATTAGGCGGTAAACATCTATGAAGCCATACTCTGCACCCGTGTGGTAAGTGTCGCGCATAATGTAGTCCTGTTTATCCACATCCACTGCGCTGCTGATGATTTGGTCCAAAAACGCCCTGCTTGGCTTATGTAACTTGCCTACCGCTAAGGCGGCGACTTGTCGGGGGTCAAAGCCTCTTTTGGAGAGTTTGTCGGCTAATTCACTTTTCTCAATAATCCATGCGGTTAGGTCTTCATGGGTTTTTTCAAGGTTTTTTATTAACAGATGCTCAAACACGTGGGAGAAGGGACCATGTCCACAGTCATGAAGTAGGGCGGCGATGCGGCAGACATCCACTTCTTCGTCGTTGACTACGCGGGAGATGTTGGGGTTAACCAGCACTTGACCTGCAAGATACATGACGCCTAAGCTGTGTTCGAAGCGCGTATGGTTGGCGCCGGGGTACACGTATTCTGAGCCTGCCAGTTGGCGGAGTCTACGTAGCCGCTGCATGGGGTAGGAGTCAATGATGATTTTTTCTGCATCCGTAACGTAGACATATCCATGGACGGGGTCTTTGATTTCTCCCCAGTAAGCTTTCGGCACAACCAAACCTCGTTGTAAGCTATATTTAGGTAACTTCCATTAATGTGTAACGCTAAACCCAAGGAGTAGACGGACACGGCAAAAAAAGGCGTTTTTCTGGTTATCGAAGGCTTGGATGGAAGCGGAAAAACCACCCAAGCTCAGTTGCTGGCCAAAAAATTAGCTCCAAACTACCCAATTTTCCTCACTGCTGAGCCAAGTTACGGCAAGACGGGCACCTTCATTCGCGAATGCTGCCTCTATGAACAACAGCGTCTTCCCACAGAAGCCGAAGCCCTTCTCTTCGCCGCAGACCGCATTGAACACATGTATAACGAAATCAAGCCTGCATTAGAGGAGGGTAAACTTGTGATTTGCGACCGCTACCTTTACTCGTCGTTGGCTTATCAGGGTAGTGCAGGGCTGAGTTTAGATTGGATAAAAACCATCAATGCTAGGGCTTTGCAGCCGGATTTTAGTGTGCTTTTGGATGTGCCTGCGGAACGTGTGCTTGAGCGATTGCAACGGCGTAAATCAGTGATGGAAACGTTGGAGACTCAGCAGAAAGTCCGCGAAATCTATATGCAGTATGTGGAGAAAGGCGAGTTGATTTGTGTTGACGGGGACCGTTCAAGAGAGGTTGTGGCACAGGATTTGTATGAGCGGGTTCTGGGCTTACTTAAAACTGCTGAGAGTTTTGTGCCGTAAACCTATCTGCATTCTTTAGGCTACATATTTCTAATATTTACAAAAAGAAGAGAAGAAGGGGGGTGGCGGTTTAGTCTTCTCTCCACTTAAACAGTTTAACTGCCAAAGTGAAGATAACCACCGTTATGACTGCAAGGACAACAATGTCAAAGATTGCGTTTGGTATGTTGTTGTACACCATGACGTTGTTTAAGCCTTCAGTCACGTAGAATAATGGCAGTACGTGGGCGAAGGCTTGCAGGTACTCGGGCATGCTGCTGATGGGGAAAAACGTGCCTGCCAAGAACATCATGGGGAATGTGACGATGTTGCCGATGACGCCTGCTGTTTCAGGACTCTTGGTTACTGTGCCGACCAGCATACCTAACGCTGCAAAGAGCATTGGACCCAAAACCAAGAAGGGTATTAACCATGGTGATAGGGTAACGTGGGCGCCGAAGACTAAGATGCCGACGCCGACCATCAAAAGGAACCCTGCAATTGTGAGCACGATGTACCAGATGACTTTGGAAGTTAACCACTCCATCTTGGTTAGTGGGGTCAGGGAGAGCTGTTTGAAGAGCTTGTTCTTCTTGTATTCCGAGGATATGTTGACTAGGGAGAACATTGGGCTGGTTAGGATGGAGAAACCGATTAAGCCTGGGATAAGGAAGTCGACGTAATTGGTTTGTTGGGTGTTGACGGTGGCGGTGGTCATGCCAATGACGTTGGTTCCGTTGTATCTTTGCAGGTTGAAGTAGTTGGCGTATCCACTAACGGTTCCGCTGACTATGCCACTGGTGCTCGAGGCTGGGTTGCCATAAACTGTAATGTTCACTTTGTTTCCAGCAATATAGTCCGCTGAGAAATGTGCAGGTATAACTATGCCATCCGATGCCGAATGCGAGGCTAAGTAATCAGCAAAATTCTCTGAAGCATTAACCGTTATCACTCTGATAGTGCTTGATTCGTTAAGTGCCGATAGAAATTGGGAGCCAATATCCATCTGAGGCACCGCAAATGGACCCGTATCTTGGTTTTGTACATAGACATTTACGGTTCCGGAGCTGCCGCCTGAAAAGATGGCGCCGAAAATCAAAATCAAGATTACTGGGAAAATTAACCCGAAGAATAATCCGAATTTGTTACGTAGATATCCGACACTGAATACTTTAAAGTCTGCAAATATGCGTTTTGGATTTGCCATATTTAGCGCCTCCGTTTTTTACTTTTGTTTTCCTCTGTTGGCATCTCTTCTGACGATTCGCCAAGGGGTTCGCTGACGAGTTTTATGAAAACGTCGTCGAGGCTATCCATTCGAGTTTGAATGTTGCCCCAATCCATTCCAGACTGCTCTGCCGCTGCTAACGCTGCTAAAGCATCAATTCTCTTTTTGAGGGGAATTGTGATTACTTCTTTAGCTGCGTCGAAGTCTACCTGTAATTCCGTGTTAGCTTTTATGTAGTCAGCTAATTTTTGGTCGCCCTGTATTTCTAGGCGTTCGCCTGAGCCATGTTTCTGGATGATCTCTTCGGTGGTCCCCATAGCAACGATGTGGCCGTGATCCATGATTGCAACTCTGTCGCTTAGTTGTTGGGCTTCGTCTAAGTAGTGGGTGGTTAAGATGATGGTTTTGCCTTTGGCTTTAAGGCGGCGGATGACTTCCCAGATGGCGCGTCGCGCATTAGGGTCCAAGCCTGTGGTTGGTTCGTCAAGAAAGAGCAACTCTGGCGAGTTAACCAGTGAGAGGGCAAGACCTGTTTTTTGTTTTTGCCCGCCGGAGAGGTTTTCAAAGTTTGTGTTTGCCATATCTTCTAAAAGAACCTCTCGCAGAATCTGGTCTGCGTCAACTTTGGTGTCAAATAGACTTGCGTAGTAGTTGATGGCTTCTCTGGGCGTTGTCTTTTCGAAGAACGTGAAGTTCTGGGGGATGACGCCGATTTTTTTGTGTAGCGCATACCCATTTTTCCAGGGGTCGAAGCCGAGGATTTTGACGTCTCCGGCGTCGCGTTCACGCAGTCCTTCCATGATTTCGATGGTTGTGGTTTTGCCTGCGCCGTTAGGTCCCAGTAGCCCGAAGACTTCGCCTTCTTTGACGTCGAAGCTGATGCCGTCAACTGCTTTGAGGCTGCCATACGCTTTTTTAAGTGAGGTCACTTCAATCGGTAACATGCCTAATTTGGCTCCTTTTGGATTTTAAAGGATAAATTGGTTCTTTTCTTAGGTACATTATGGGACAGATATAACTTTCGGCTATAACCACAATATCCGCATTTACAGTTTATATAGCGCTGTCGGGGGCTGTTTCTTTGAGAATTTTTCGTTTGGATGATGAGTTGACAAAATTTACAATAATTTCAACCAATTCCTGCGGCGAAAGATAACGTGGCCCACGCTCATGAAACACCTGCACCTCAAAGGTTTCCTTACCAAACCCCGTTCGCAACATGTAATAATCAAACTTTAACGCCTTCTTCTTGTCCCCGTTTACTTTATAGTAACGTATGGAGCAGAAAAAATCCAAACTGCCCATGCGGGTTTTATTTATTGTTTCGAGGGCTTTTTTGAGTTCTTCAGCATCGATAAAGGTGAAGGCATCCTCTTCTGCTATGCCAAACTCAAAAATTACTCTACCCTCGGGGAGGGTGGGGTTTGCGACTTCTTCAAAACTAAACTCTCTACGATTAACCTCTTGGAGAACTTGGATTAGTTTTTGCTGAAGTTGACGACTGGACAGGGTAGTTTTGAATTTATCAATGTGGTGGATGTTTTGGGGAAAGTTTTGATAATAACCCAGCGTCAAAGGGGTCGCTTCAGGTTTTCATTTTTTTAATTTTATCCAGACTGTTAAGTAGCTCGCTTAGAGCCAAGGTGAGTTTTTGGATTTCGTCTATGTCCTCGGTTTTTTCTATGCGAGCCTGCAAATCAGCTACTTTGGCCATTAGAGTGGCTTCGAGTTTATCGTATGGTCCATTAGAGGCGGCGGTTGGGTTGGCGGCTTGTTTGGGTGGTTCTTCGCCTTCTTTGACGATGATGACTTTTTTCTCGTCTTTAGCGCACCATAGGGTGCCGTTTTTTAGTCGGAATAGGGGGGACGCGCAGACCGGGCAGGAGAGGTCGGTTAGGGTGGCGCCTTGCCGCAGTAATTCAGCCATACGTTTGATGGGAGTGTTCTGTTTGTCTGGTTGCATATAAGACCCCAAAGTAAATACGTGTCAATGCTTATATAACTGCTCACTGCCTCATCAGTGGAAGGGGAATTATTTATGGTTCGGAAAAAGAAAGCTGAAGAATACGAAGCTAAAATTAAGCAGGCTTTAGTTGTGCTGGGCGAAGTTTCTGAAGATAGCACGACTCCACGTAACATTCGGCGAAGCGCCAAAGACGCCATGAACGCTCTGCAAGGCACCGAATACACCGCCGCAGTGAAGGCTTCTAACGCGGTTGCGCTCCTAGACGAGATTCTCCAAGACCCTAACATGCCACCCTACACCAGAGTTAAACTCTGGAACGTTATGAGCTTCATAGAAGCCATAAAAGATTAAGCCGACATACGGCTACTGTTTTCTTTCTAAATTTAGTTGCTTGCTATGATTTGTAAGGGAATATCAGATTGGCTGTTATTTTTGTTTGGCTGCTTTTTTGCATTCTTTGTATGACTTGGCACAATGTATGCAGCAAAACGCCATCTCTACGCCGTCTATGACTTCGCGGTAGGCGCCTTCGTAAACTTTACAGCCGCAATGTGCACAGACGTCAAGGCTGGGTTCAATGGCTATGGTTACCAGCTCGGCGAAGCGTTTGAAGAGACCTGTGCAGAGTTCTCTGCCTGCAGGGGTTAGCTCGAAGATTTTGCGTTCTTTTTCGCCGACGGGTTTTTCGGTGTGGGTAACGAGTCCTTTTTCTTCAAGTTGCTGTAGGAAGGGGTAGACGAGGCTGGGGCTGATTTCTTTTTTGACGCGTCGTTTGAATTGGCTGATTATGCTATATCCGTGGACGGGGCCTTCGTAGAGTATGGTGAGTATGTAGAAGCGGCTAAAATCGCTGAGTAACTCGTCTATGTTGTCGGGTTTTGTTGCCATTTGTGTTCTTCTTTTGACTGTGTCGGTTTGTTGTAATAAATGTTTATCAGATATATCTTAAAAATACACACGATATCCGCCCGTTTCACTCAAGCTTGGGGGCACTAACAAATATATTGCACCTGTTATATGTAATTCAGGGTTCCAGGGGAGAGATTTCCTTTGAAATATGATGTGATAATTGTAGGCGCAGGCCCCGCAGGCATATTCTCAGCATTAGAATTAACCCAGAACACAAACCTAAACGTACTCGTCCTAGATAGAGGGCAAGAAATCGACAAACGCAAATGCCCCTCTAAACGAGGCTTTGAATGTGTCCATTGTGAACCTTGCGCTATTCTTTCCGGCTGGGGCGGAGCAGGCGCCTACAGTGACGGCAAACTCACCTTATCCACCGAAGTCGGCGGCTGGCTAAACCAGTATGTCTCACACAAAGAATTAGCTGATTTAGTCAAATACTGCGACGAAATCTACCTCAAATTCGGCGCAAGCGAAACCGTATATGGCACCGTAAATGAGGAAGTTGAAAAAATAGAAAAAGAAGCCTCCCTTGCAGGATTAAAACTCATCAAGCAAGAAGTCCGCCACATGGGCACCGACAAATGCCTCGAAGTCCTAAAACGCATGTTCAAAGCGCTCGAGGGCAAAATAACCTTCAAACCCAAAACAGACGTTAAAGGCTTAATCGCTGAAAACCACGTTATCCAAGGCGTTGAAACCACAAACGGCGACAAATACTACGCCAAATACGTCATTATTGCCCCCGGCAGAGGCGGAGCAGAATGGCTCCAGACCGAAGCCCAAATTCGCGGGTTAAAAACAGTTAACAACCCCGTCGACATCGGCGTTCGTGTGGAAGTTTTGGCGTCTGTTATGGAGAGACTCACCAAAGTTCTCTATGAACCTAAACTGATCTATTATTCACGGCAATTCGATGACCAAGTTCGCACATT includes:
- a CDS encoding UPF0147 family protein, translating into MVRKKKAEEYEAKIKQALVVLGEVSEDSTTPRNIRRSAKDAMNALQGTEYTAAVKASNAVALLDEILQDPNMPPYTRVKLWNVMSFIEAIKD
- a CDS encoding HD domain-containing protein, which produces MPKAYWGEIKDPVHGYVYVTDAEKIIIDSYPMQRLRRLRQLAGSEYVYPGANHTRFEHSLGVMYLAGQVLVNPNISRVVNDEEVDVCRIAALLHDCGHGPFSHVFEHLLIKNLEKTHEDLTAWIIEKSELADKLSKRGFDPRQVAALAVGKLHKPSRAFLDQIISSAVDVDKQDYIMRDTYHTGAEYGFIDVYRLIHALDILGENLAVELGALSALEAFMIARIESFKSIYFHRVGRAAQIMLAAAMEKANNELNLTSFTTPEEYLELDDYTVWTALKRCKASQEIINNLENRRMLKCAYERTFYEKDTLSSNLFGRESYRRQIQSEIAKEAQVDLDAVIIDVPTVASVPYHHAVLMESMEIPVFTRRQAGEKMLQRLSESSKIIETLKGFMNILRVYTDQTHRAEVEKATAKILGKIPSATKISF
- a CDS encoding NAD(P)/FAD-dependent oxidoreductase, coding for MKYDVIIVGAGPAGIFSALELTQNTNLNVLVLDRGQEIDKRKCPSKRGFECVHCEPCAILSGWGGAGAYSDGKLTLSTEVGGWLNQYVSHKELADLVKYCDEIYLKFGASETVYGTVNEEVEKIEKEASLAGLKLIKQEVRHMGTDKCLEVLKRMFKALEGKITFKPKTDVKGLIAENHVIQGVETTNGDKYYAKYVIIAPGRGGAEWLQTEAQIRGLKTVNNPVDIGVRVEVLASVMERLTKVLYEPKLIYYSRQFDDQVRTFCVSPYGEVTTESYDGVLTVNGGSQAESKTSNTNFAILVSTSFTEPFKEPIAYGKYIARLSNLLSGGVMVQRLGDLTAGRRSTPERLARSVVQPTLKNATPGDLSFVLPYRYLSDIREILQALDVIAPGVHSRDTLLYGVEVKFYSSHLQLNDALETKIQNMFTIGDGAGVTRGLIQASASGVIVAREILKREKLLKAK
- a CDS encoding ABC transporter ATP-binding protein yields the protein MTSLKKAYGSLKAVDGISFDVKEGEVFGLLGPNGAGKTTTIEIMEGLRERDAGDVKILGFDPWKNGYALHKKIGVIPQNFTFFEKTTPREAINYYASLFDTKVDADQILREVLLEDMANTNFENLSGGQKQKTGLALSLVNSPELLFLDEPTTGLDPNARRAIWEVIRRLKAKGKTIILTTHYLDEAQQLSDRVAIMDHGHIVAMGTTEEIIQKHGSGERLEIQGDQKLADYIKANTELQVDFDAAKEVITIPLKKRIDALAALAAAEQSGMDWGNIQTRMDSLDDVFIKLVSEPLGESSEEMPTEENKSKKRRR
- a CDS encoding ABC transporter permease, whose amino-acid sequence is MANPKRIFADFKVFSVGYLRNKFGLFFGLIFPVILILIFGAIFSGGSSGTVNVYVQNQDTGPFAVPQMDIGSQFLSALNESSTIRVITVNASENFADYLASHSASDGIVIPAHFSADYIAGNKVNITVYGNPASSTSGIVSGTVSGYANYFNLQRYNGTNVIGMTTATVNTQQTNYVDFLIPGLIGFSILTSPMFSLVNISSEYKKNKLFKQLSLTPLTKMEWLTSKVIWYIVLTIAGFLLMVGVGILVFGAHVTLSPWLIPFLVLGPMLFAALGMLVGTVTKSPETAGVIGNIVTFPMMFLAGTFFPISSMPEYLQAFAHVLPLFYVTEGLNNVMVYNNIPNAIFDIVVLAVITVVIFTLAVKLFKWRED
- a CDS encoding PadR family transcriptional regulator; translation: MATKPDNIDELLSDFSRFYILTILYEGPVHGYSIISQFKRRVKKEISPSLVYPFLQQLEEKGLVTHTEKPVGEKERKIFELTPAGRELCTGLFKRFAELVTIAIEPSLDVCAHCGCKVYEGAYREVIDGVEMAFCCIHCAKSYKECKKAAKQK